The Paraburkholderia hospita genome includes a window with the following:
- a CDS encoding NADP-dependent oxidoreductase encodes MKAFVVDRYGRKNGVRAGDMPAPELREDDVLIQIHAAGVNPLDSKIRDGAFKLILPYRLPLILGNDLAGVVARVGSRVRRFRPGDEVYARPPKDRIGTFAEFIAIKEDAVALKPKALSMEEAASIPLVGLTAWQALVERGQLKKGQKVLVHAGSGGVGTFAIQLAKHLGAIVATTASAPNAGLMKQLGADIVIDYRKDDFAATLKDFDVVLDTQGGNTLERSLRVLKPGGKLIGIAGPPDPDFAAQIGASWFLKTAMRFLSYRIRKAAKRRDVNYSFLFMRADGDQLGQIASLVEAGAIRPVIDRVFPFESTQEALAYVETGRAKGKVVIRIR; translated from the coding sequence ATGAAGGCATTCGTCGTCGATCGATATGGACGCAAGAATGGCGTACGGGCCGGCGATATGCCGGCTCCGGAACTGCGCGAAGATGACGTGTTGATCCAGATTCACGCCGCTGGTGTGAATCCGCTCGATTCAAAGATCAGGGATGGGGCGTTCAAGCTCATTCTGCCCTATCGCTTGCCACTGATTCTGGGCAACGACCTGGCTGGGGTCGTTGCCCGTGTCGGATCGCGCGTGCGACGCTTCAGACCGGGCGATGAGGTCTATGCGCGACCACCCAAAGACCGGATCGGTACTTTCGCGGAATTCATCGCGATCAAGGAAGACGCGGTGGCTCTCAAGCCCAAAGCGCTCAGCATGGAAGAAGCGGCTTCGATCCCGTTGGTGGGCCTGACTGCGTGGCAGGCGCTGGTCGAACGAGGGCAACTGAAGAAGGGACAGAAAGTGCTCGTACACGCCGGCTCGGGCGGCGTTGGCACCTTTGCCATTCAACTGGCGAAGCACCTGGGCGCGATCGTCGCGACGACCGCGAGCGCCCCGAATGCCGGATTGATGAAGCAGCTCGGTGCAGACATCGTCATCGATTACAGGAAAGATGACTTTGCTGCTACGTTGAAAGACTTCGACGTGGTGCTGGATACGCAGGGCGGAAATACGCTCGAAAGGTCACTGCGAGTGCTCAAGCCGGGTGGCAAGCTCATCGGGATCGCCGGTCCGCCCGATCCTGATTTCGCTGCACAGATAGGTGCCTCCTGGTTCCTGAAAACGGCGATGCGCTTTCTAAGCTATCGCATCCGGAAGGCGGCCAAACGTCGTGACGTCAATTATTCGTTTTTATTCATGCGTGCCGATGGCGACCAGCTAGGTCAGATCGCGTCGCTTGTTGAAGCAGGTGCGATCAGGCCGGTGATCGATCGGGTTTTCCCGTTCGAGTCAACTCAAGAGGCTTTGGCTTACGTCGAAACGGGACGAGCAAAGGGTAAGGTTGTCATCAGGATCCGATAG
- a CDS encoding SDR family oxidoreductase, with the protein MKDRVNESVSARYRSVFRPGLFDGKVVMVTGAGSGLGRCTAHELTSLGATLIMVGRNPDKLTAVRDELNVDYPESADRIGLFSCDIRDEASVKQTVAAALADFGRIDGLFNCAGGQFPAKLEKISLNGWDAVVRNNLHGTFLMSRECFTQWMAGHGGAIVNMLADIWGGMPGMGHSGAARAGVWNLTETAACEWGHAGVRVNAVAPGWIASAGMDSYNEEYQALLRQLKHKVPLQRFGTESELASAAVFLLSEASAFINGTVIRVDGGVPNARHSWPLANAERITEYNGFPRYEPPKGLQD; encoded by the coding sequence ATGAAGGACCGTGTAAATGAATCAGTCAGTGCCCGTTACCGTTCGGTGTTTCGACCGGGCCTGTTTGACGGAAAAGTTGTGATGGTAACCGGTGCCGGAAGTGGCCTTGGTCGCTGCACGGCGCATGAGCTTACCTCGCTGGGCGCGACGCTGATCATGGTCGGACGGAATCCGGACAAACTGACTGCCGTTCGTGACGAGCTCAATGTGGACTATCCGGAAAGTGCGGACCGAATCGGCTTATTTTCTTGCGATATTCGCGATGAAGCCAGCGTGAAACAGACGGTTGCGGCGGCTCTCGCGGACTTCGGTCGCATCGATGGCCTGTTTAACTGTGCCGGTGGACAATTCCCGGCAAAGCTGGAAAAAATCTCACTGAATGGCTGGGACGCTGTAGTGCGTAATAACTTGCACGGGACATTCCTCATGTCGCGCGAGTGCTTTACCCAATGGATGGCGGGTCACGGTGGTGCGATCGTGAATATGCTCGCGGATATCTGGGGGGGCATGCCGGGGATGGGTCATTCGGGCGCCGCACGGGCGGGTGTCTGGAATTTGACCGAGACGGCAGCCTGTGAGTGGGGACATGCCGGCGTCCGGGTGAACGCCGTGGCGCCGGGGTGGATCGCCTCCGCAGGCATGGACAGCTATAACGAAGAATACCAGGCATTGCTCCGCCAACTGAAGCATAAAGTGCCGCTTCAACGTTTTGGTACCGAATCTGAGCTCGCAAGCGCTGCGGTTTTCCTGCTCTCGGAGGCCTCGGCCTTCATTAACGGTACAGTGATCCGCGTGGACGGAGGGGTACCCAACGCCCGACATTCCTGGCCGCTCGCCAACGCTGAACGAATCACCGAATATAACGGTTTCCCTCGCTACGAACCGCCTAAAGGACTCCAGGACTAA
- a CDS encoding xanthine dehydrogenase family protein molybdopterin-binding subunit, with the protein MLPEFDYSEMPRALQHLLTSGRAGEAATLPRRSFLKLAGAGGLALGVFPYLAIGQTGGSGQTASALKPTQQPSAFVQIAPDGEVTVTINRLEFGQGVQTALPMILAEELDADWNLVRSRQGSNDAAYVDPLFGIHLTGGSHSVKNSFTQYRELGARVRAMLLSAAAARWKVDVATLNTRAGIVLGSGGRKLSYGELAEAAMALPVPERVTLKNPRDFRIIGRPTTRLDAQAKSSGRQDFGIDTHLPGQLTAVVAHPPVFGARLTTVDDSATRAIKGVKAVLRVPLDRGGEGVAVVADGYWPARQGRAALKLQWDTASVEKVDSEQLLSQYRELAGRPGPRQFDADMTPLAAAPHQLEAEFVFPYLAHAPMEPLNCTVQLSEGRAELWVGTQCAGLDGVAAARAVGLKPEQVKVHVQTAGGGFGRRFAGTSDYVVEACEVAKAVRSAGLNAPVRTLWSREDDIRGGYYRPIHLHRARIGFDARGKVLAWDHVIVGQSITSGTVFEQFQVKNGIDATATEGMRGPYPLPMRLTVHHPTPNVPVLWWRSVGSTHTAFVMETLLDDIARTTKQDPVAYRMRLFGDRHPRHRAALQLAVDRSGYGKKPLPTGRAWGVAVHESFDSVVAYVVEASVQEGRPVLHRVIGGVHCNLAVNPRSVEAQVQGAAVMGLSMCLPGAAITLKNGEVEQSNFGDFTVARITDIPEFDVHIVPSADAPTGMGEPGLPPLAPAFANAIASLTGKPQRQLPFNPA; encoded by the coding sequence ATGTTGCCTGAATTCGACTACAGCGAAATGCCACGCGCCCTGCAGCACCTGCTGACCAGTGGCCGGGCCGGGGAAGCCGCCACGCTGCCGCGCCGCAGCTTCCTCAAGCTGGCGGGGGCCGGCGGACTGGCGCTTGGCGTGTTTCCCTACCTCGCCATAGGCCAAACCGGCGGCAGCGGCCAGACGGCCAGCGCCCTGAAGCCGACGCAACAGCCGTCGGCCTTCGTGCAAATCGCTCCTGATGGCGAGGTCACGGTGACCATCAACCGGCTCGAGTTCGGGCAAGGCGTGCAGACTGCGTTGCCGATGATTCTCGCCGAAGAGCTCGACGCGGACTGGAATCTGGTGCGCAGCCGGCAAGGCTCGAACGACGCGGCCTACGTCGACCCGCTGTTCGGGATTCACCTCACCGGCGGGTCCCATTCGGTCAAAAACAGCTTCACGCAATACCGCGAGCTCGGCGCGCGCGTGCGGGCGATGTTGCTGTCCGCGGCGGCAGCACGCTGGAAGGTGGACGTGGCCACGCTGAACACGCGGGCCGGGATCGTGCTGGGCTCCGGTGGCCGCAAGCTGAGCTACGGTGAACTGGCAGAAGCCGCCATGGCGCTCCCTGTGCCCGAGAGGGTCACGCTGAAGAACCCCAGGGACTTCCGCATCATTGGCCGCCCCACCACGCGCCTCGATGCGCAGGCCAAGAGCAGTGGACGTCAGGACTTCGGCATCGATACGCACCTGCCCGGTCAGCTCACCGCCGTGGTGGCCCATCCGCCCGTGTTCGGCGCGCGACTGACCACGGTGGACGACAGCGCCACGCGCGCCATCAAGGGAGTAAAAGCCGTACTGCGTGTGCCACTGGACCGTGGTGGTGAAGGCGTGGCCGTGGTGGCCGACGGCTACTGGCCGGCCAGGCAGGGGCGCGCCGCTCTGAAGCTGCAGTGGGACACGGCTTCCGTGGAGAAAGTGGACAGCGAGCAGTTGCTGTCCCAGTACCGCGAGCTGGCCGGTCGGCCTGGTCCGCGCCAGTTCGACGCCGATATGACGCCGCTCGCCGCTGCCCCGCATCAGTTGGAAGCCGAGTTTGTGTTCCCGTACCTGGCCCACGCACCGATGGAGCCGCTGAACTGCACCGTCCAGCTCTCCGAAGGACGCGCCGAGCTATGGGTGGGCACCCAGTGCGCCGGTCTGGACGGTGTCGCGGCCGCGCGTGCGGTGGGTCTCAAGCCCGAGCAGGTGAAGGTGCACGTGCAGACGGCGGGCGGCGGCTTCGGCCGGCGCTTCGCGGGCACGAGCGATTACGTGGTCGAGGCCTGTGAGGTGGCCAAGGCCGTCCGTTCCGCCGGCCTGAACGCGCCGGTGCGCACGCTCTGGAGCCGCGAGGACGACATCAGGGGCGGCTACTATCGCCCCATACACCTGCACCGCGCACGCATCGGTTTCGACGCGCGCGGCAAGGTGCTAGCCTGGGATCACGTCATCGTCGGCCAGTCCATCACGTCGGGCACGGTATTCGAGCAATTCCAGGTGAAGAACGGCATCGACGCCACAGCCACGGAGGGCATGCGCGGCCCATACCCGCTGCCGATGCGCCTGACCGTGCACCACCCCACGCCCAACGTGCCAGTGCTGTGGTGGCGCAGCGTGGGTTCCACCCACACGGCCTTCGTGATGGAGACCTTGCTTGACGATATCGCACGCACCACGAAGCAGGATCCGGTGGCTTACCGCATGCGCCTGTTCGGCGACCGGCACCCGCGCCACCGTGCCGCGCTGCAACTGGCGGTGGACAGGAGCGGCTATGGCAAGAAACCGTTGCCGACCGGCCGCGCCTGGGGCGTGGCCGTGCATGAGTCCTTCGACTCGGTGGTGGCCTATGTGGTGGAGGCCTCGGTGCAAGAAGGCCGTCCCGTGCTACATCGCGTCATCGGCGGAGTGCATTGCAATCTGGCCGTGAACCCGCGCAGTGTGGAGGCCCAGGTGCAGGGCGCGGCGGTCATGGGGCTGTCTATGTGTCTGCCTGGCGCCGCCATCACATTGAAGAACGGCGAGGTGGAGCAGAGCAACTTCGGCGACTTCACGGTGGCCCGCATCACCGACATACCGGAGTTCGATGTCCACATCGTGCCGAGCGCCGACGCACCCACCGGCATGGGCGAGCCCGGCCTGCCGCCGCTGGCGCCCGCGTTTGCCAACGCCATCGCGAGCCTCACCGGCAAGCCGCAGCGCCAGTTGCCGTTCAACCCGGCCTGA
- a CDS encoding (2Fe-2S)-binding protein, with the protein MSTLHVNGRERTVDVAPDTPILWALRDTLGMTGTKFGCGAALCGACTVHLDGQAIRSCVTPISAAQGRQITTIEATTDGSDKVGAIVHAAWVKHDVAQCGYCQSGQIMSATAFLKALPRGRQPTTVEIDAAMAGNICRCGTYARIRTAVADAARALA; encoded by the coding sequence ATGAGCACGCTCCACGTCAACGGCCGTGAGCGCACGGTCGACGTCGCCCCGGACACCCCCATTCTCTGGGCCTTGCGCGACACGCTGGGCATGACGGGCACGAAGTTCGGTTGCGGCGCCGCGCTGTGCGGCGCCTGTACTGTGCATCTGGACGGGCAGGCCATCCGCTCCTGCGTTACGCCGATCTCGGCGGCCCAGGGCAGGCAGATCACCACCATCGAAGCCACCACCGACGGCAGCGACAAGGTCGGCGCCATCGTGCACGCAGCCTGGGTCAAGCACGACGTCGCGCAGTGTGGCTACTGCCAAAGCGGCCAGATCATGAGCGCCACGGCGTTCCTGAAGGCGTTGCCCCGCGGCAGGCAGCCTACCACCGTAGAGATCGACGCGGCCATGGCCGGCAACATTTGTCGCTGCGGCACCTATGCCCGCATCCGCACCGCGGTGGCCGACGCTGCCAGGGCGCTGGCCTGA
- a CDS encoding SDR family oxidoreductase, which yields MSKVWFITGAGSGIGAGTARAALKAGDRVVATGRNPDKVGNALLDLAGENLEILRLDVSDEAQATAVVDEAQKKFGRVDVVVNSAGYSLLGNYEELGTQDIQHLFATNFWGVSNVMRAALPIMRKQRSGNIINVSSVAGAVGLMHCGAYSASKFAVEGLSLSVAEEVGKFGIEITVVEPGFFRTDLLAAANAKWPDKRIDDYAAAEVSADAMWSPYAGKQPGDPDKLGQVLVKLVGMETPPRVFVAGSDALAAVGPAVEARLKAVHAFEALSKSTDGSF from the coding sequence ATGAGCAAAGTGTGGTTTATCACGGGTGCTGGCAGCGGCATCGGCGCCGGTACAGCCAGGGCCGCACTGAAGGCAGGTGATCGGGTCGTTGCCACAGGCAGGAACCCGGACAAGGTGGGCAATGCCTTGCTCGACCTGGCCGGCGAGAACCTGGAGATTCTCCGGCTGGACGTCTCCGACGAGGCCCAGGCAACGGCCGTGGTCGACGAGGCGCAAAAGAAGTTCGGGCGTGTCGATGTAGTCGTGAACAGTGCCGGCTACAGCCTCTTGGGCAACTACGAGGAGCTGGGGACGCAAGACATTCAACACCTGTTCGCGACGAACTTCTGGGGCGTGAGCAACGTGATGCGGGCGGCCCTGCCGATCATGCGCAAGCAGCGCTCCGGGAACATCATCAATGTCAGTTCCGTGGCAGGCGCTGTCGGCCTGATGCACTGCGGCGCCTACAGCGCGAGCAAGTTCGCCGTGGAGGGGCTCTCGCTTTCTGTGGCTGAAGAGGTCGGAAAGTTCGGCATCGAGATCACGGTGGTCGAGCCGGGATTCTTCCGCACGGACCTGCTGGCCGCAGCCAACGCCAAATGGCCGGACAAGCGTATCGACGATTACGCCGCCGCCGAGGTCAGCGCCGACGCGATGTGGTCCCCCTATGCCGGCAAGCAACCGGGCGATCCGGACAAGCTCGGCCAGGTCCTGGTAAAGCTTGTGGGCATGGAGACTCCGCCCAGAGTGTTCGTGGCCGGAAGCGATGCACTGGCGGCGGTCGGGCCGGCTGTGGAGGCTCGGTTGAAAGCGGTGCACGCCTTCGAGGCGCTTTCGAAGTCGACGGACGGCAGCTTCTGA
- a CDS encoding LysR family transcriptional regulator, with translation MRLNQLDGLLAFWKVAEYRGFSAAAAALEVSPSALSQAIRHLEARLGVRLLNRNTRSVSLTETGQAYLSRIGPALSDVLEAGEQLHELQGRPSGVLRINAARISTAMVLQPLLAGFLKAYPDIQVELTNDEGYVDIVERGFDAGIRMGESVQKDMIAVPLGGPVAVSIIGSPDYFRQHPVPRHPSDLIHHNCVRFRFSGSGAIHKWELEVEGRIVEYEISGNLTISDSLFSIEAALDGIALAYTFEPLALPHIRARKLKRVLSSFSPTFPGFYLYYPSRRQQPAKLKALVNYVLAHSSSGTIGMSATVPATDL, from the coding sequence ATGAGACTCAACCAGCTTGATGGACTGCTCGCATTCTGGAAGGTCGCAGAGTACCGCGGGTTCTCTGCCGCCGCGGCAGCGCTCGAGGTCTCGCCTTCTGCGCTCAGTCAGGCGATCCGCCACCTGGAAGCCCGGCTCGGCGTCAGGCTTCTCAACCGGAACACGCGTAGCGTCAGCCTCACTGAAACCGGACAGGCATACCTGTCCCGGATTGGGCCGGCGTTGAGCGACGTACTGGAAGCCGGGGAGCAACTTCATGAGCTTCAGGGCCGGCCATCGGGCGTGCTGCGCATCAACGCAGCGCGAATCTCGACCGCCATGGTCCTCCAGCCGCTGCTGGCCGGGTTCCTGAAAGCCTATCCGGACATCCAGGTGGAGCTCACGAATGACGAGGGCTACGTGGACATCGTCGAAAGAGGGTTCGACGCGGGCATCCGAATGGGAGAGAGTGTGCAGAAGGACATGATCGCCGTGCCTCTCGGTGGCCCGGTTGCCGTATCCATTATTGGCTCTCCCGACTACTTCAGGCAGCATCCTGTGCCACGGCACCCCTCCGATCTGATACATCACAACTGCGTGCGATTCAGGTTTTCAGGCAGTGGGGCCATTCACAAGTGGGAACTCGAGGTCGAAGGCCGTATCGTCGAGTACGAGATCAGCGGCAATCTCACGATCAGCGACTCATTGTTCTCGATTGAAGCTGCGCTGGATGGGATTGCACTGGCGTACACGTTCGAGCCGCTCGCGCTTCCTCACATCCGGGCCAGGAAGCTGAAACGCGTCCTGAGCAGCTTCTCACCGACTTTTCCCGGGTTCTACCTGTACTACCCGAGCAGACGGCAGCAGCCTGCCAAGCTGAAGGCGCTGGTGAACTACGTGCTGGCGCATTCCAGCTCCGGGACGATTGGAATGTCAGCGACCGTGCCCGCGACAGACCTGTAG
- a CDS encoding amidohydrolase family protein produces the protein MWSPVRADPGGADHPLALPDAIVDAHHHLWHLGGAPRYPWLQDAYDPAHFMLGDYASLCRDFDVDAYRSATAGAPVVASVHVEAECARDDALAETRWLHKIAARASLPSAVVAWVDLLADDADERLSEQAAYPLVRAVRFKPHTSTAPGGALDGPGTLADPRWPRALERLAAQGMGWDLRLPFWHLGDAAQRLADAPSVNVVLEHAGLPWDRTEAGLATWRRGMEALAALPRVSLKLSEFGLRDAVWDEAENRRIIADALAIFGAGRCMFASNFPVAGLRVTFPALVRTFAAVLASRKWSAAEQHAVWYDNAIRIYRINSGTSLHEYRTGQ, from the coding sequence ATGTGGTCCCCGGTGCGCGCTGATCCGGGCGGGGCAGATCACCCGCTCGCGCTACCCGACGCGATCGTCGACGCGCATCATCATCTGTGGCATCTCGGCGGCGCGCCGCGCTATCCGTGGCTCCAGGATGCGTACGACCCCGCGCATTTCATGCTCGGCGACTACGCTTCGTTGTGCCGCGATTTCGACGTCGACGCGTACCGTAGTGCAACGGCAGGAGCGCCCGTGGTCGCGAGCGTGCATGTCGAGGCTGAGTGCGCGCGCGATGATGCGCTTGCCGAGACGCGGTGGTTGCACAAAATTGCGGCGCGTGCGTCGCTGCCCTCTGCGGTCGTCGCGTGGGTCGACCTGCTGGCCGACGATGCGGACGAACGGCTCTCCGAACAGGCGGCTTACCCGCTCGTACGCGCCGTACGCTTCAAGCCGCATACATCGACGGCGCCGGGCGGCGCGCTCGACGGACCCGGCACGCTCGCCGACCCGCGCTGGCCGCGAGCGCTTGAACGGCTCGCCGCGCAGGGCATGGGCTGGGATCTCCGCTTACCGTTCTGGCATCTCGGCGACGCAGCGCAACGCCTCGCCGATGCACCGTCGGTCAATGTCGTGCTGGAGCACGCGGGCTTGCCGTGGGATCGCACCGAGGCGGGCCTCGCAACCTGGCGGAGGGGAATGGAGGCGCTCGCCGCGTTACCGCGCGTCTCGTTGAAGCTATCCGAGTTCGGGCTGCGAGACGCCGTGTGGGACGAGGCCGAGAACCGGCGGATCATCGCCGATGCGCTCGCGATCTTCGGTGCCGGGCGCTGCATGTTCGCGAGCAACTTCCCGGTGGCCGGGCTGCGTGTGACCTTTCCGGCGCTCGTGCGGACGTTCGCGGCGGTGCTCGCGAGCCGTAAATGGAGTGCGGCTGAGCAACACGCTGTCTGGTACGACAACGCTATCCGCATTTACCGGATCAATTCCGGCACCAGCTTACACGAATACCGAACAGGACAATGA
- a CDS encoding YncE family protein — MNDILLLVQKCAHTFSFYDLETRTVLKHIVLPNFPHEFTVDVDGRYAYVGIFGIETAWTRGQDGDHRVAEIDLHERRLTRILDIWPYYRPHGMASDATGRLYAMSEANDMLLVFDRPREQDVPNMAVPSGGVKTHLVTLTRDASRAYGVHLLSNTVTQFHPRDATVAPRAVMPGPRPEGNALSSDEKTLYIANRGDDTLVAVDTGTMTCGRRVKTRSDPNRIYRTSAPDGRDLLLLTNSGEQSISVFDATQLEEIERIALPANPTALSFHPERPAAYVSFHDDHVRELDLRAWRFVNEFATLREPDASHVVPGAR, encoded by the coding sequence ATGAACGATATCCTGCTACTCGTGCAGAAATGCGCGCACACCTTCAGCTTCTACGACCTCGAAACGAGAACGGTGCTCAAGCACATCGTTCTGCCAAACTTTCCGCATGAGTTCACGGTCGATGTGGACGGGCGCTACGCATATGTCGGCATTTTCGGGATCGAGACGGCCTGGACGCGCGGGCAGGACGGCGACCATCGCGTGGCCGAGATCGACCTGCATGAACGAAGACTGACGCGGATACTCGACATCTGGCCGTACTACCGTCCTCATGGGATGGCGAGCGATGCCACTGGCCGCCTGTATGCGATGAGCGAGGCGAACGACATGCTGCTCGTATTCGATCGACCGCGCGAGCAGGACGTGCCGAACATGGCGGTGCCGTCGGGTGGCGTGAAGACGCATCTCGTCACCTTGACGCGTGACGCGAGCCGCGCTTACGGCGTGCATCTTCTGTCGAACACGGTCACACAATTCCATCCGCGCGACGCGACTGTCGCGCCGCGCGCCGTGATGCCTGGGCCACGCCCCGAAGGCAACGCGCTGTCGAGCGACGAGAAGACTTTATATATCGCGAACCGCGGCGACGACACCCTTGTCGCAGTCGACACCGGGACGATGACCTGCGGGCGGCGGGTGAAGACACGTAGCGACCCGAACCGGATCTACCGGACGAGCGCACCAGACGGCCGCGACCTGCTGTTGCTGACGAACTCTGGCGAACAATCGATCTCGGTGTTCGACGCGACACAGCTCGAGGAAATCGAGCGCATCGCGCTGCCAGCGAATCCGACTGCGCTGTCATTCCATCCGGAGCGGCCCGCCGCGTACGTGTCCTTCCATGATGACCACGTGCGCGAACTCGATCTGCGCGCGTGGCGCTTCGTCAACGAGTTTGCGACACTGCGCGAACCGGATGCATCTCATGTGGTCCCCGGTGCGCGCTGA
- a CDS encoding MFS transporter, which translates to MTMLNTATPAYEADDAIPRRRWGRVIPPLLLACIISYMDRVNIAFAMPGGMNADLGMNASMAGLAGGIFFFGYLFLQIPGGRRAALGSGKKFIAWSLVSWAVLSALTGLVTQTWELLALRFLLGVAEGGMLPVVLTMVSQWFPDRERGRANAMVIMFVPLAGMITAPLSGFVLAAYDWRHLFFSTALLSILFLGVWLAFADDGPETARWVSPREKAYILDTLRAENERKQAAGTPSVTSLGALLRNPTIWLLIAINLCYQAGIYGYTMWLPTLLKDLTHTGMGKIGLLAMIPYVAMVIGMFVTSYLSDRTGKRRLFVLLPLVGFAACLALSVLSHATMTLSFAFLIGCGFFLQAAAGVFWAIPPKLCSVEVAGSARGLINALGNLGGFCGPYAVGVLTQHVSSAAGVYCLAAVLAVAGLLALTLPKRCED; encoded by the coding sequence ATGACCATGCTCAACACGGCGACTCCGGCATACGAAGCTGACGACGCCATTCCCCGTCGCCGGTGGGGACGGGTGATCCCACCGCTGCTGCTCGCCTGCATCATCTCGTACATGGATCGCGTCAACATCGCGTTCGCGATGCCGGGCGGCATGAACGCCGACCTTGGGATGAACGCGTCAATGGCGGGGCTCGCGGGTGGTATTTTCTTCTTCGGTTATCTGTTCCTGCAGATTCCGGGCGGCCGGCGGGCGGCGCTCGGCAGCGGCAAGAAATTCATTGCGTGGTCGCTCGTCAGTTGGGCGGTTCTGTCCGCGCTCACGGGGCTCGTCACGCAGACCTGGGAGCTACTCGCGCTGCGCTTTCTGCTCGGCGTTGCCGAAGGCGGGATGCTGCCCGTCGTGCTGACGATGGTAAGTCAGTGGTTCCCGGATCGCGAACGCGGCCGGGCAAACGCGATGGTGATCATGTTCGTGCCGCTAGCCGGAATGATCACCGCGCCTCTGTCCGGTTTCGTGCTCGCCGCGTACGACTGGCGCCATCTGTTCTTCAGTACGGCGCTGCTGTCCATTCTTTTTCTCGGCGTCTGGCTTGCGTTTGCCGACGATGGTCCTGAGACCGCGCGCTGGGTATCGCCGCGCGAGAAGGCGTACATTCTCGACACGCTGCGCGCCGAGAATGAGCGCAAACAGGCGGCGGGCACGCCGTCCGTCACGTCACTGGGCGCGCTGTTACGCAACCCGACGATCTGGCTCCTGATCGCAATCAATCTTTGCTATCAGGCGGGAATTTATGGCTATACGATGTGGCTGCCGACGCTGCTGAAAGACCTGACTCATACGGGTATGGGCAAGATCGGCCTGCTTGCGATGATTCCGTACGTTGCGATGGTCATCGGCATGTTCGTGACGTCGTATCTTTCGGATCGAACCGGCAAACGGCGTCTCTTCGTGCTGCTGCCGCTCGTCGGTTTCGCCGCCTGCCTTGCGTTGTCGGTGCTGAGCCACGCGACGATGACGTTGTCCTTTGCGTTCCTGATTGGGTGCGGCTTCTTCCTGCAGGCGGCGGCCGGCGTATTCTGGGCGATTCCGCCAAAGCTCTGCAGCGTTGAGGTGGCGGGTAGCGCACGCGGGCTCATCAACGCACTGGGCAATCTCGGTGGCTTCTGCGGCCCTTACGCGGTCGGCGTACTGACCCAGCATGTCAGCTCGGCCGCGGGCGTCTATTGTCTCGCTGCCGTGCTCGCGGTCGCGGGCCTGCTCGCGCTAACGCTTCCGAAGCGCTGCGAAGACTGA
- a CDS encoding dihydrodipicolinate synthase family protein, giving the protein MAARYQGVFPVAPTIFTEDGALDLDGQRRCLDFMIDAGSQGICIHANYSEQFALGDDERETLTRLTLEHVAGRVPVIVTTSHFSAGICAERNCQAQALGAAMVMVMPPYHGATFRVSEAQIHAFFAEVAAGLRIPLMIQDALASGTTLSVPFLVKLAREIDAVSYVKIETSGAASKLRALIALGGDAIEGPWDGEEGITLLADLNAGAKGAMTGGGYPDGIRRITDAHFAGRREEAIEQYERWLPLINYENRQSGFLTAKALLKAGGVIACDRPRAPWPGLHPQVHAGLLETARRLDPLVLRWGR; this is encoded by the coding sequence ATGGCGGCCCGTTATCAGGGAGTGTTTCCCGTCGCGCCAACGATCTTCACCGAGGACGGTGCGCTCGATCTCGACGGCCAGCGGCGCTGTCTCGACTTCATGATCGACGCCGGCTCACAAGGCATCTGCATCCACGCGAACTATTCGGAACAGTTCGCGCTCGGCGACGACGAACGCGAGACGCTCACGCGACTGACCCTCGAGCATGTCGCCGGGCGCGTGCCCGTGATCGTCACGACCTCGCATTTCAGCGCGGGGATCTGCGCCGAACGAAATTGTCAGGCGCAGGCGCTCGGTGCTGCGATGGTCATGGTGATGCCGCCTTACCACGGCGCGACGTTTCGCGTATCGGAAGCGCAGATCCATGCGTTCTTCGCCGAGGTGGCGGCGGGCCTGCGGATACCGCTGATGATCCAGGACGCGCTGGCGAGCGGAACGACGCTATCCGTGCCGTTCCTCGTGAAGCTCGCCAGGGAGATCGACGCGGTGTCGTACGTCAAGATCGAGACGTCGGGCGCTGCGTCGAAACTGCGCGCGCTGATTGCGCTGGGCGGCGATGCGATCGAGGGCCCGTGGGATGGCGAGGAGGGCATCACGCTACTCGCCGATCTCAACGCGGGGGCGAAGGGTGCCATGACGGGCGGCGGTTATCCGGACGGCATTCGCCGGATCACCGACGCGCACTTCGCGGGCCGCCGCGAGGAGGCGATCGAGCAGTACGAGCGCTGGTTGCCTCTTATCAACTACGAGAATCGGCAATCGGGCTTCCTGACAGCGAAGGCGTTGCTCAAGGCGGGCGGCGTGATTGCGTGTGACAGGCCGCGCGCGCCTTGGCCTGGGTTACACCCGCAGGTCCACGCGGGCCTGCTCGAGACAGCGCGACGGCTCGATCCGCTCGTGCTGCGCTGGGGACGCTGA